TAATATCTGGATTCATTTTCTGCACCCCATTACGGAAGAAGTAGGTAGAGAACTCTGTTGAAGAAGAGGTAGGCCGCCGCGGTCACCACAACGGAAAAGACAATATATCTCGCCATCTTTGACGCCGACGATTTTGCCGCGTCCAAAAGCAGCATGTTCAGAAACATATATACCGGAGTCGCATAGAGGAACCCAACGGAAAATTCCAACGCGGCGAAATAGATAATTGAGTAGGCGACAAAGAGGAGCTTCCTTTTATTGAAAAAGCTTTTACCCTCGGGAGCGGCTTCCGTTTCCTTCTCCGCTTTTAAGCCCCTTATTCTGGAGATCGACTGTAAGGCAAGGATACCGCCAAAAAACATTATTCCCGCACATGCCAGCTTCGGGAAAAATTTTGAGCCCAGCAGGTCAAACTTTATCATCTCCTGGAAGTGCACATTAATATAAAACACCAGACCACCGGCAAAACATACCAGCCCCGCCGCGAGATCTTCCTTATAGCTTCTTGCGCCGCTCATTTTTACACCTCGTTTTCTTCCAGCTTACATACCGCAAGTTCTATATCGTGGTGAACACCTATCCTCCTTCCGTCGCCGTGTTTAAATTGTACATAAATTGTATTTATGATTTTTTATATTAAATTATTTATATCATTTTTTGAGATATTGTCAAGCGCGTAATCTTCCTATTAAAAAGACAAAACAGAGGCGTCCCTTTATCCATGGACACCTCTGCTCTTCTAATTTCAGCGTTATCTTATTTCTGCGGGACCGCCTCGTTTGCCCTGTCGATGTCGTGCAGACTCGGAACGGTCCTTAATGTGTGTTCTCTCAAAAGCTTGGCCGCCATATCCTCGTCCGCGTTGCGGTAGGCGTCATATATCTCCCGGTGTTCCTGGAGTGAAAGCTGAAGCTTTTCCGGCGGCAGTGGTTCTCTTAAAATCCTATACATAGCGGTATTGTTGCGCAGCTGCTGCAAATATTTCATAACACGCTGCCAGCCGGACGGGGCGTAGAGCAATGAATGAAATTCTTTGTCGACCTCGAGAAAGCCCACGTAGCCGTCCATCTGCGATAGCGGGATGGCGAGATTCTTTTCCAGCAGCTCATAGTCCTTTTCCGTGGCCTTCTTCACCGCCGCCCTGATCGCCACCTCCTCGAGGGCAATCCTGGTGGTGTATATCTCTTCTATATCATGGCTGTCAAGGCTGGTGACATAGACCTTTTTTCGCGGGACCTTCGTGACCAGCCCCTCGACCTCCAAAGCGGCGATCGCCTGTCTCACCGGCATCTTGCTGATTTGAAGGCCGTCGGCGATCGCGGCCTCGTCTATTTCCTGTCCAGGATAAAACGCTCCCTGCGTAATCGCGGAGCGCAGCGTCTGCAGTACCAAAGTCTCGACGCTGGTATTAAAAGCGGCGCTGGGCGCATATTGGCTTAACGAGCTAAACGGATTATTGGTGTTCATACCATTCTCCCTTTTCAACAAGGCATTGTAATACATAATAATTTATACTTGATATATAAGCAGAAAACTAAAAATAATACAAGCCCCAAAGTATTCATTTTTACCCTCACATAACAGCATCAAAAAAGAGCGGCCTTCCGACCGCTCTCCGCCATTGTTATTACAAATCTTATTTATTCGCCAAATACTTCGCCCAGTCGGCGCTGAACTGGTCGATCCCCTTCTTTGTGAGCGGATGCTCGAAAAGCATCTTAAGCACCTTGAAGGGCACCGTCGCGTAGTCGGCTCCGGCCTTCGCGCATTCGAGGACATGGGCCGGGTGGCGCAGGCTTGCTGCGATCACCTTCGTCTCTATGCCGTAGAGATCGAATATCTCCACCACGTCGTATACCAGCTTCATGCCGTCCTCGCCGATGTCGTCGAGGCGCCCGACGAAGGGGCTGACATATGTCGCGCCGGCGGCGGCGGCGAGCACCGCCTGGTTGGCGCTGAAAACGAGCGTCACGTTCGTCTTGATCCCCAGCGCCGTAAGCTCTTTCACTGCGCCTAGGCCTTCGGGGCACAGCGGCACCTTCACGACTACCTGCG
The DNA window shown above is from Cloacibacillus sp. and carries:
- a CDS encoding tripartite tricarboxylate transporter TctB family protein; translated protein: MSGARSYKEDLAAGLVCFAGGLVFYINVHFQEMIKFDLLGSKFFPKLACAGIMFFGGILALQSISRIRGLKAEKETEAAPEGKSFFNKRKLLFVAYSIIYFAALEFSVGFLYATPVYMFLNMLLLDAAKSSASKMARYIVFSVVVTAAAYLFFNRVLYLLLP
- the fsa gene encoding fructose-6-phosphate aldolase, coding for MKFFLDTANLDEIKTAHSWGVIAGVTTNPTLVSKEGNIDFHTRVREIAETVNGPVSAGAVSLEKSRLIEEAKVLAGIHPQVVVKVPLCPEGLGAVKELTALGIKTNVTLVFSANQAVLAAAAGATYVSPFVGRLDDIGEDGMKLVYDVVEIFDLYGIETKVIAASLRHPAHVLECAKAGADYATVPFKVLKMLFEHPLTKKGIDQFSADWAKYLANK
- a CDS encoding GntR family transcriptional regulator, with the translated sequence MNTNNPFSSLSQYAPSAAFNTSVETLVLQTLRSAITQGAFYPGQEIDEAAIADGLQISKMPVRQAIAALEVEGLVTKVPRKKVYVTSLDSHDIEEIYTTRIALEEVAIRAAVKKATEKDYELLEKNLAIPLSQMDGYVGFLEVDKEFHSLLYAPSGWQRVMKYLQQLRNNTAMYRILREPLPPEKLQLSLQEHREIYDAYRNADEDMAAKLLREHTLRTVPSLHDIDRANEAVPQK